The window ACGTACGAAACTACTGATTTCTTTCCGTTAAAATTCGTAGTAAAGTAGCCGTTCCTGCTAGAATTATTTATTTTATCTCTACTACTACCGAATAGTTTACTAATATCAGCATTTAAATATTTTTTCTCACTGTGTAAAATTACAGTGCCATTTTCATTTACTATTAAAATTTGTCCAAAATCTATAGGAGCAGAATCCTTTATTATATTGTACAGCACATCTTCAGATATTGATATGGCTATACCGCCTAATAAATTATTATTTGAAGTTGAAAAAGGAAACTTTCTTATGAATGTAATCACATTCTTATAAGGTAACTCTACGCTGTTCGGATTTTTAACTTTTCTTGCGCCAACCCATGTGTAATTGCCATCCATGCTATCCAAAATCTTTATCCATTCTACATCAATCCAGTCCTGCTTGAAGGGCAGGGAAAGGTACTTCATACCTTCAGTTGAAAGAACAATATTATTCTTCTTATAATATATTGATATTGAATCAATAACAGGATTCAATACTTTCAAAGACCTCAAGTGATTGTATGCTTTGCCTATTCCTGATACATTTCCTTCAACAGGGTTTGAGAAAAAATATATTATGTCCTGCTTATCAGCGGTATCCTGCAGGATGGACAGGGATATCTTATCTATGCTTAAGAGCACAAAACTGTCTACAGACTTCTTGAGATGTCCTAACAGCTCGGAATTTGCTTTTATTGTTTGATTTTCCATATTCTTAAATATAAATTGATAAGAAAAACCTGAAATAATAGCAGTACATACTACAATAACAATGAAATATGACAGCAAAAGATTAAGCAGTGTACTGCTGATTTTTCTCTCATAATTGATACTGCAAACAAAATTAGATAGCCTTGCTTTTAGTCTATTTAAAAACATCTATAACCTCCAGTGGTGCAAGTCGAGGACCTTCTTATATGTTCTTTCCAAATATTAATTATAACATAATTATAGCAGTATGAGAACTATTTTCAATGCAACAAATTTTGAAGACTGCTGTAATTGTCTTTTCAATGAGTTTAGGCCACATATGTGATAAGTTTTTATACATTTTTATTGATTATATATGTCTGGTTTTTTAAAAAAACATTGATTATTAACCATTATTATTGATTATTAAAATTGACGTTAAAGATAGAGGAGGCTTATAATAAATTCATAAAACTTAATGTAAAAAACAGAGAAAGACAAGGAGACTTGTAATTTTGAAAATACCGAATATTAAACAAGATAATGTAAATAAAGCAAGACATAATATATTTAAAGAATACTGGAAATATAGGTACCTATTTCTTCTATTAGCATTTGGACTAATATACTATATTATATTCCATTATATACCAATGTATGGCATAGTTATTGCTTTTAAGAACTACAAATTCAGATTGGGGGTTTTCGGTAGCCCATGGATAGGTTTTGAAAACTTTAGAACCATGTTTAGAGGCGTTGATTTTTTTAATGTTTTCAGGAACACTCTGATAATAAGCTTCTATAAACTTATTTTTACCTTCCCTGCACCAATTATACTTGCGCTTTTACTTAATGAAGTAAGGAATAGAGCATATAAAAAGACTATACAGACTATAAGTTATTTACCACATTTTTTATCATGGGTAATTCTTGCAGGCGTGTTCATGCAGCTTCTTTCTCCTTCCCAGGGGCCTATAAACTATATTATTAAGTCATTAGGAGGAAAAGCCATATACTTTTTGGGTGACCCAAAGTGGTTTAGGACAACTCTTGTTGCTACTTCAGTATGGAAGGGAATCGGGTGGGGATCTATAATATATATTGCATCAATATCAAGTATAAATCCTGAGCTATATGAAGCTGCATATATTGATGGCGCAAACAGATTTGTGCAAACTATTAAAATAACCCTTCCGTCCATTGTACCTGTTATTACAATAATGTTCATACTTAGCACTGGATCTCTTATAAATGATGATTTTGATCAGATATTTAATTTATACAATCCTGCTGTTTACGATGTAGCTGATGTTATAAGCACTTACACTTACAGAATGGGACTGGTTCAAATGCAGTACAGTTTTTCTACGGCGGTAGGATTATTTAAGAATATTATATCATTTTTACTTATAATGATAACAAACTACATTACTTCACGTTTCAGTGAGTATGGAATATGGTGAGTTATTCATAAATGTTTTTAAGTTGACTTGAAAGACTATTTACAGGAGAAAGTTATTTTATGAAAAGGTCAAAGGGTGAAAAGATTTTCGACATATTTAATTATATATTACTCGGGATTTTAGGGTTCTGCACATTATACCCCTTTCTAAATGTCCTTACGATATCCTTAAGTACTCCGGCGGATATTAGCAGAGCAGGTTTACGTATATTACCACTTAATCCTGATTTTTATGGTTATAGAAAAATACTACAGAATAGTTATCTTCTTACAGGATACAAAAATACCATTATAAGGACAGTACTTGGAACAGCAGTTAATGTGGTGTTGTCTGCTATGGTTGCTTACCCTCTGTCAAAGAAATATCTTCCTCAAAGAAACTTGTGGACATCAATAATTGTTTTTACAATGTTTTTTAGCGGTGGATTGATACCTAGCTATCTTTTGGTACAAAAGCTTAAGCTTACAAACACAATATGGGCATTAATACTTCCTGGTGCAATTAATACATTTAATATGATAATTATCAGGAACTATTTTATGTCTCTTCCAGTTGAACTGGAAGAATCTGCTAGAATTGACGGAGCTAATGATATAAGAATACTTTTTTCTATCATACTACCTGTAAGTGCTCCGATTATTGCTACTGTTACTCTCTGGTATGCAGTTGGTCATTGGAATGCATGGTTTGATGCGCTTATATATATAACAAATGAAAAACTTATGGTCCTTCAGGTAATACTTAGAAAGATGGTTGTAGAAGGGTCAATGCAATATATGGAAACCAGTGGCACTGAGTTTGTTTCCGAGCACGAATTTCAACCTACTCCCGATGTTATCAAAGCAGCAACTATAATGGTTTCATCAATCCCAATTATTATGGTATATCCTTTTGTGCAAAAATACTTCATACAGGGTATTATGATAGGGTCTTTGAAAGGATGAGATTTTAACAAGCATCCTTGAAAGTAAATTTTAAGGGGCTTGAATAAAATATAAATCAAACAAGGAGGTTAATTAAAATGCGCAGTAAACTATTTAAAGTAGTTAAAATGGTCTCTATCCTGCTAGTAGTGTTTATAATGTTTTCATTGGCAGGGTGTGGGAAAACTGAAAAAGATAACGATTCCAAAGGGTCTAAAACTGGCAGTGAAAAGGAACCGGATAGTGAAAATAAGGAAGAAAAAGTCTATACTATTGACTGGAATGGTTTACAGTATGGACCAGTGAAAGATGATGCACCTGTTAAAAAGATTTTGGAAGAGAAGTTCAATGTTAAGTTTAACATGATCTATGTAGACAGATCTAAGTATCTTGAATTAATGAACCTGAAGTTTGCTAACAATGAAATACCTGATGTATTTACTGCACTAAATGTAAACACACTTATCCAGTGGGTTGATCAGGATTTGCTAGCAGAGATACCGGAATCTTTTATCAGAGAACATGCACCTAATATAGCTAAAGAAATCGATAGCTATAAGAAGTATGATGAAAAAGTATGGAAATTTAGTTTAGTAGATGGTAAAAATTATGGTATACTTGCACATAATGCCGATATGGTATACCATAGCCCGGTAATATGGAGAAATGATTGGCTTAAAAACGTAGGAATTAACAAACTGCCTGAGACTCTGGCAGAATTTGAAACTGCTCTCTATAAATTTGCAAAAGAAGACCCTGATAAAAATGGAAAGCCTGATACCTATGGATTATCGGCAGATGGATTTAACGCAATTTATGGAACTTCCGGATATTGGCCTACTTTTTGGAATAAAAAGGGCAATGAAGTTGTTTGGGGTGGAATTCAACCCGAAATTAAACAGGTGCTTGCTACTCTCAATAAGTGGTATAAAGACGGAGTAATAGATCCTGAATTTGTAACCGGTGAAAATCAGGGTGGTTATTGGGCTATTAGCCACGCTTTTGTAAACGGTAGAATTGGAATGACAGCCCGTGGAAACTATTATCACTGGAATTACCCCTATTATGAAGGCGAACCTGGCGGTGTAGGCAATTATGAGAACTTTGTAAAGATTCAGCCTAAAACAGCGAGTTATGCTTTTGGCAGACCTGCTATAGGAGCTGATGGTAAAACTGGAATGGGCATTGGAGGAGTAATTTCACATTTTTGTGTATTTGGTAAACAACTTGAAAAAGACCCTGATAAATTAGCCAGAATTTTAAAAATACTTGATGCTCTTGCTTCTGATTATGATTTGTACCTGAATGCCAAGTATGGAATAGAAGGACAGCATTGGGATTATACTGCTCAGAAAGAGCCCTGGTTTAAAGATGAGTTTAAATCAGTTGAAGCACAAGCTTCAATTGGAGCGGGTAATGCATTCCTTCCATGGCAGAGTATGGATTTTTATAGAAAGTTACGTCCCTTCCATTTTGCTTTCGCTGAAAAAAGTGTAAATTACGAGAAGTATGTAAATCAGGTGCCTGTAGGACTTCCTTCCAGCGGGAAATATAAGGCAGACCTGGATAAGCTTCAGGAACAGACCTTTATGAAAATTATTACTGGGGACCAAAGCATAGATTCCTTTGATACGTTTGTTGATCAATGGAATAAAATGGGTGGAGAGCAGCTTACTAAGGAAGCAAATGACTGGTATAAAAGTGTTACTTCAGGCAACTAAATCTATAGATACAGACATAAATATATGGATAAATATAAAGATAGACAAAATAAATTAAGGTTTAAATATTGTTTAACTCTATAAAAACTTTTATAATATAAATTGATGTAAATGGGATTTTTAGTTTAAGCCTGACTGGGATAGTCAGGCTTGAGCTTTTTCCAAGGATTTTAGTTTTAAGTAGCAGTATTGTTTATGTAGTAAAATGTTAAATTGGTAGCTAACATTATCCAAACATTAATATACAAGCATTAAGATCTAAAATATAATTCTAAAATATAATGGAAAGGCAGGTATTAAAATGTTTAACATAACCCAGAAGAATAAGCCTGTAACAGCAGTTATAGTAGGAGCCGGGCATCGTGCTTTGGCATATGCAGGATATGCCCTAACTAATCCTGAAAGGCTTAAGATTGTAGGAGTTGCTGACCCCAATGAATTAAGAAGAAAAAAAGTTGCTGAAACCTTTAATTTCAGTGAAGAGTATTGCTTTAGTTCTGCGGAAGAACTGGCTTCAAAGCCTAGGTTTGCTGATGCAGCCATTAATGGTACCATGGATCATCAACATGTACCTACATCAATTCCCCTATTGAAAGCAGGCTATCATATCCTGCTAGAAAAACCTTTTGCCACAAATGAGGAAGAAATGTGGCAGTTGGTTAAAACTGCAGAAAAGTATGACCGCAAAGTAATGATTTGCCATGTATTAAGATATGCACCCTTTTATAGGGCTATCAAGGAAAGACTTCTTTCAGGAGAAATTGGAGATATTATTAATATTCAAACTGTAGAACATGTCAGTTATCACCATATGGCAGTAGGATATGTGCGGGGCAAGTGGAGAAGTAAGAAATACTGTCATACATCGATGCTGCTGGCTAAATGCTGCCACGACTTGGATCTGATAATGTGGTTTAAAAGCGGAACAGATCCGGTGTCTGTAGCGAGTTTTGGAGGTAATTATCAGTTTGTCAGGGAGAAAATGCCAAAGGGCGCAGGAAACCGGTGCCTGGTTGACTGCCCTATTGAAGAGAACTGCCTGTATTCTGCCAAGAAACATTATATAGACCACCCAGACCGTTGGTCATTCTATGTTTGGGACTGCCTTGAGCATATAGATAACCCTACAATAGAACAAAAGATAGAATCACTCAAGAAAGATAATATTTACGGTAGATGTGTCTGGAAGTGTGATAATGACGTTGTAGACCATCAGTCGGTGGTTATATGGTTTAAAGACGGAAGTACAGCAACTCATAACATGATTGGAGGGGCTTCAAAACCCCAGCGTTCAATTCACATTATCGGTACCATTGGCGAAATCCAGGGGGTATTTGACGATTCTAAATTTGTAATCCGTAAAATCGACCCAAGACCAGGTAAAGAGTATAGCGAGCAAATTGTGGATCTTAATATTACCGGCGATATGACGGGCGCTTTTGCAGGTCACGGTGGTGGTGACTTGCGTTTGGCAAGCGATTTCGTTGACTTTGTACAGAACAGACCCCGGTCCATTTCGTGTACTTGTATACAGGATTCAATAAACGGACACCTTGCTGCTTTTCTCGCTGATAAATCGATGGAACAACACCGTGTAGTGGACTTCAATATATAAAGTAATCCAATATAGCAAGACGGGAATTCAATATAGTAGAATTCAGGTGAATGGGCATTACTATTAAAGGTATTTTTCATTAGAGCATTTAGTTGTAAAGATATCGAACTTAAGCGTCAAAAAGTTTCTCGCCTTTATAGGCGGGAGCTTAAATTGGCGCAAATGATATTGTTACTTTATTTAGGAGGGGGATTTCAAGTTCCCATCTTAATTCTTAAGCTAAGCTAAATTGTAAATATAGTTACATTCTAAACTAACTGCAGCTATAGCTTTTGCTCTTTACCGGCAAGGCTTAAATCTTGAAGAAGCAGAAATTATTGAGAAAGCTTTAATAGAAAGATATTTTTATAATAAAGACAATTTTTCACTGGATGAAATGCACTTGTGCCTTTTGAAATAGGAGGGAGAAAAATGGAATTAAAACTATTGGGAAAATATATCATTAAAGCCAGGATTGGTGCGAAAACAGGGCTACATAAATACCAAAACTTCCCATAAGCTTTGAATTCAAAAACCTTGAGGAAAACATTCAGGTTTTCCTGCTATTGAGTGAAAATTGCTTTGAGGAAAAGATATTTGAAGCAATTTGCCCGCAAAAACTGCCGGAAGAGTTTGAAGTATTTATTGATAGAGGAAATAATTATATTTCATTATCAACCTGGGGATTTATATTTTGGAATAAATTTGGCAAGAAATATCTTGGGAAAAAGTTGTATAATCTGCCTCATCTTAAATACTTAGATTCTTTCAAAAAAGATTTTGAAAAAGCGGAACCCGTCCAAAGAACTGATTTACAGCAAAGGCTTGCTTTTGTATCAGGAATAATATTGAATGAAGGGATGCCGAGCCTGCAGAAACATACAGGTATTAATTTTTCTCCATTAACATCAGTAAAAACATCCGACAGAGAGCCTATTTGGCATTTTCGTTTAAATGACGGAAGAAGAGTTACTTGCGAAATGAGAGGGAATGAACTTCTTTTAAGAAGATTTGGAGAACATGAGGTAGATGATAATCCGTAAGAAGGGGATGGTTCTACAAGGAGATGTGACACTGAGCGCTCACTGTAAAAGCATACACAGGACATAGCAGTAGAATTTTACTGTCAAACTCAGAAAAATATCTATTAAGTTGTAGATTATGGTATAATATATACATGCAGATAATACAAAGCAGGTGAGATTATGGATAAAGAAATTTTAATTACTTACGAGGAGTGGTATTATGTATAAGATGACATCACATGAAAGATTTATCAAAATATTTGAACATAAAGAAGCCGATAGAATTCCAATTTATGATATACCATGGGCAGGAACTATAAGACGGTGGCATAGGGAGGGGATGCCGGAGGGCATAAGCTATATAGATTATTTTGGCCTTGACAAAATAGCTCATATAAATGTGGATATCACACCGCAATATGAAGAAAAGACACTTGAGGAAACGGATGAGTACAGGATATATACCACTAAGTGGGGCGTAACTTTGAAAAGTTGGAAACAAGATGATTCCACGCCCGAGTTTATAAATTTCACTATAACAGACCCCGACAGATGGGTTGAAGCAAAAAAGCGTATGGTTCCTACGAAGGATAGAATTAACTGGGATTATCTTAAGAAAAACTATAAAAAGTGGCGTGAAGAGGGATATTGGATAGAAGCAGGGCTTTGGTTCGGCTTTGATGTTTCTCATTCTTGGGCAGTTGGAACCGAAAGGTTTCTTGTTGCGTTGGTTGAAGAACCGGAGTGGTGCATTGACATGTTCAACCACTTTCTTGACGTGAATATTGCGCTTTTGGAAATGGTGTGGGATGCCGGATATGAGTTTGACAGCGTTAAATGGCCGGATGATATGGGATACAAGCACAGTCAGTTCTTTTCGGTAAAAATGTATAGAGATCTTTTGAAGCCTGTACATAAAAGAGCTATAGACTGGGCACATTCCAGAGGTGTTAAGGCACATCTCCATTCGTGTGGAGATATTAATCCATTCATACCTGAGCTTATTGATATAGGTCTCGACGCTCTCAATCCTCTGGAGGTAAAGGCTGGAATGGATCCTATAGAATTAAAAAAGAAATACGGGAAGGACTTGGTGTTCCATGGAGGAATAAATGCAGTATTATGGGATGATACTGAAGCAATAGAGGCTGAGATGAGGAGAGTAATTCCAGTAATGAAGGACTCAGGAGGATACATTTTTTCTTCCGACCATTCCATACCGAATAGTGTTAGCTTTGAAAATTTCAAAAGGATAATTGATTTAGTGAAAGAATTGGGAAGTTATTAAAACAGTATGATACGGGACGTTTTGTTTTTCATATTGATTAGTTAATAAAATAAATAAAATAAGGAGCCTACTATGAGATTTTCGATGATTTGCCTTAACAGAATATTGGAATAAGCAAGGGTGTTGTTGACATGCCCGGAAAAGCGTTGCGCTTAGATATCAAGGTAATAGTGTTATCGGATGAATTAAATGTATGCTTAAATTTATGCATTATTGTTACATAATTGGATGAAATTACTATAAAAGGCAGTATTAATAGGTACGAATAAAATTTTGATGCTTCAGCTCTGAGGTTCTCTTTTTTTTTAGTTTCTGATCCAAAAATATGATATAATGTAAATCGATATTTTCGTAAATATTTATAATTCATAAATATTAGTAAAAGGTGATGGTTTGTGGCTGATATCGGCGAATTTAAGGAATTAGCCGCTTCTCTGTCCAGTGAGTACTACAAGCTTCTTTTATTGGTTGGCGGCAGCGGGAGAGGAAAGACAAGCTTTATAAGAAAAATCTGCAGTGAAGATACTGATAAATATAGATACATAAATTTAAACCGGGCATTATCTGAAAAGTTGAAGGAAATACCGATAGCAGAGAGATGCTACTATGTGCAGGATTACATAGATGATATTGTAAAAGATAATCCGGGTGATTTTTTGGTGTTGGATAACATAGAGATAATTTTCTCCAGGCACCTCCAGGTAGAGCCGTTAAGATTATTGAAAAATATTTCAAAATACAGAAAAACAATTACCGCGTGGCCGGGAAGCATAAAGGACGGATATTTGACCTATGCCGAACCCTGGCATAAGGATTATGTCAAATATAGTTTAAATGATTTGGAGTGCTTATATATAAATCTTGAGAGGGGTATGCAGTTATGAAGTATAGGGATTTAATACAGTTTGAACCTATTGAAACTGTAGTTAAATTGAAGGATGCGGATACCAGGAGTGAGGCGGAAAGACTGGTAAAAACCTATGTAATGTCGGACAGTATGGCTGATAGCTTAATAGGCGTAGTTTTGCCGCAATTGCAATTTGAACGGACTGTTGACAATAAAGGAGTTTTTATCGTCGGTAATTACGGCACGGGCAAATCCCACCTTATGTCGGT of the Bacillota bacterium genome contains:
- a CDS encoding Gfo/Idh/MocA family oxidoreductase, yielding MFNITQKNKPVTAVIVGAGHRALAYAGYALTNPERLKIVGVADPNELRRKKVAETFNFSEEYCFSSAEELASKPRFADAAINGTMDHQHVPTSIPLLKAGYHILLEKPFATNEEEMWQLVKTAEKYDRKVMICHVLRYAPFYRAIKERLLSGEIGDIINIQTVEHVSYHHMAVGYVRGKWRSKKYCHTSMLLAKCCHDLDLIMWFKSGTDPVSVASFGGNYQFVREKMPKGAGNRCLVDCPIEENCLYSAKKHYIDHPDRWSFYVWDCLEHIDNPTIEQKIESLKKDNIYGRCVWKCDNDVVDHQSVVIWFKDGSTATHNMIGGASKPQRSIHIIGTIGEIQGVFDDSKFVIRKIDPRPGKEYSEQIVDLNITGDMTGAFAGHGGGDLRLASDFVDFVQNRPRSISCTCIQDSINGHLAAFLADKSMEQHRVVDFNI
- a CDS encoding ABC transporter substrate-binding protein, giving the protein MRSKLFKVVKMVSILLVVFIMFSLAGCGKTEKDNDSKGSKTGSEKEPDSENKEEKVYTIDWNGLQYGPVKDDAPVKKILEEKFNVKFNMIYVDRSKYLELMNLKFANNEIPDVFTALNVNTLIQWVDQDLLAEIPESFIREHAPNIAKEIDSYKKYDEKVWKFSLVDGKNYGILAHNADMVYHSPVIWRNDWLKNVGINKLPETLAEFETALYKFAKEDPDKNGKPDTYGLSADGFNAIYGTSGYWPTFWNKKGNEVVWGGIQPEIKQVLATLNKWYKDGVIDPEFVTGENQGGYWAISHAFVNGRIGMTARGNYYHWNYPYYEGEPGGVGNYENFVKIQPKTASYAFGRPAIGADGKTGMGIGGVISHFCVFGKQLEKDPDKLARILKILDALASDYDLYLNAKYGIEGQHWDYTAQKEPWFKDEFKSVEAQASIGAGNAFLPWQSMDFYRKLRPFHFAFAEKSVNYEKYVNQVPVGLPSSGKYKADLDKLQEQTFMKIITGDQSIDSFDTFVDQWNKMGGEQLTKEANDWYKSVTSGN
- a CDS encoding carbohydrate ABC transporter permease, coding for MKRSKGEKIFDIFNYILLGILGFCTLYPFLNVLTISLSTPADISRAGLRILPLNPDFYGYRKILQNSYLLTGYKNTIIRTVLGTAVNVVLSAMVAYPLSKKYLPQRNLWTSIIVFTMFFSGGLIPSYLLVQKLKLTNTIWALILPGAINTFNMIIIRNYFMSLPVELEESARIDGANDIRILFSIILPVSAPIIATVTLWYAVGHWNAWFDALIYITNEKLMVLQVILRKMVVEGSMQYMETSGTEFVSEHEFQPTPDVIKAATIMVSSIPIIMVYPFVQKYFIQGIMIGSLKG
- the brxF gene encoding BREX-3 system P-loop-containing protein BrxF gives rise to the protein MADIGEFKELAASLSSEYYKLLLLVGGSGRGKTSFIRKICSEDTDKYRYINLNRALSEKLKEIPIAERCYYVQDYIDDIVKDNPGDFLVLDNIEIIFSRHLQVEPLRLLKNISKYRKTITAWPGSIKDGYLTYAEPWHKDYVKYSLNDLECLYINLERGMQL
- a CDS encoding sugar ABC transporter permease, which translates into the protein MYGIVIAFKNYKFRLGVFGSPWIGFENFRTMFRGVDFFNVFRNTLIISFYKLIFTFPAPIILALLLNEVRNRAYKKTIQTISYLPHFLSWVILAGVFMQLLSPSQGPINYIIKSLGGKAIYFLGDPKWFRTTLVATSVWKGIGWGSIIYIASISSINPELYEAAYIDGANRFVQTIKITLPSIVPVITIMFILSTGSLINDDFDQIFNLYNPAVYDVADVISTYTYRMGLVQMQYSFSTAVGLFKNIISFLLIMITNYITSRFSEYGIW